CTTCCCGCCCGGCACGATGAAGACCTACCAGGCAAGAGACCCGCTCATCCATCCCCACGGTCTGCAGTTCTTCTTGGAGGACGTGACAGCCGGGGGCGAGGCCTTCGACAGCCTCGTCAATATCCTCCATGGACTCCACCTTCGTGGAGCACCCATCGATTCCGTGCTCGTCTGTTGAGAGGGACGTGCGTCCCACCCGGCACAGCCGCTAGCGTCCCCCCCGTCCGGTCTCCACCCGGGGACCGGCCTCACACGAGGGACGCGCCATGCCGGAAGCACGCACGCTGGGAGAGGCCCCGGGACCCCGGGGCCATTGGTTCTGGGGCAACATCCAGGAGCGGCGTCACGATCCGCTCCAGCTCTTCCTGCGCGCCCACCAGGAGTATGGCGAGTTCGTCCGGCTGCGCATGGGGCCCACCATCAGCCTCATCTCCGTCACCAGCCCCGAGCTCATCAAACACGTCCTCGTCGACCACGCGGACCGGTACGGCAAGCCCTCCAGCCTCGTGCGCGATGCGTGGCCCGTGCTCGGCAATGGCCTCTTCACCAGCTCGGGCGATTTCTGGAAGCGCCAGCGCCGCCTCATGCAGCCCTCCTTCCACAAGGAGCGCCTCGCCACGCTCGCCGGCTCCATGGTGGACGCCACCCGGCAGATGCTCGCCCGCTGGCGCGCCCGCCCCTCGCCTTCCGAGCCCCTCGATGTCGCCGCCGAGATGATGCACCTCACCCTGGGCATCGTCGGCCGCGCCCTCTTCTCCACCGACGTCAGCGGCAACGCCAGTCGCGTCGGCCAGGCGCTCACCGTCGCCCTCGCCGAGACGAACCGCCGCATCCTCTCGCTCGGCCTCTATGCCCCGGACTTCCTCCCCACCGCGCGCAACCGCGCCTTCCGCCAGGCGCTCGGGACCCTCGACTCCGTCATCTTCGACATCATCGCCCGCCGCCGCGCCGGCGAGACGCAGGGCGATGACCTCCTCGCCACCCTCATGGCCGCCCAGGACGCCGACACCGGCGAGCGCATGACGGACGCCCAGCTGCGCGACGAGGCCACCACGCTCTTCCTCGCCGGCCATGAGACCACCGCCAACGCGCTCGCCTGGCTGTGGCACCTGCTCGCCCAGAATCCCGAGGTGGAGACCCGCGCCCGCGCCGAGGTCCAACGGGTGCTCGGCGGCCGCACGCCCACGGCCCAGGACATCCCCCAGCTGCGCTACCTCACCCAGGTCTTCGAGGAGGCCATGCGCCTGTACCCACCGGCGTGGATCATGGCCCGCCAGCCGGTGAAGGAGGACGTGCTCGCCGGGGTGCAGATACCCGCCAGCCCGCGCGTCATCGTCGTCACGCCGCCCTACGCCATCCACCGCAATCCGCGGCTGTGGCCGGAGCCGGAGCGCTTCGATCCGGAGCGCTTCTCGCCCGAGCAGACCGCCCAGCGCCCGCGCATGGCGTACCTGCCCTTCGGCGGCGGCCAGCGGCTGTGTATCGGCAACAACTTCGCGCTCATGGAGGCCACGCTCATCATCGCCGAGGTGCTGCAACACTTCCGGCTGCGCGCCGTGCCCGGCCACACCGTGGAGCCCGAGCCGCTCGTCACGCTGCGGCCCAAGGGCGGCCTGCCCATGTTCGTCGAGCCCCTGCACGCGAGCGCCTGAGCCATGTTCCATCCGAAAGGACCGAGCTTCCTGGAGCTGGTGCGGCAGGGCCTCAGCTCGGTGGAGCGGGGGTATGACTTGCTGGCGCCGAAGTTCGACTACACGCCCTTCCGCACGCCGGATGACGTGCTGAAGGCGAGCGTGGAGCAGGCGGGGCCGCCGGGGAGCGTGGCGAGCGCGCTGGACGTGTGCTGCGGCACGGGGGCGGCGATGCGCCCCCTGAGGGCGCTGTGCCGCGAGCGGGTGGTGGGGGTGGACCTGAGCCAGGGCATGCTGGACGAGGCGCGCCGGAGGCTCGCGGACGCACCGGGGAGCGCGGCGCTGGAGTGGGTACAGGGGGATGCGTTGGAATTGCCGTGGCGCGAGGAGTTCGAGCTCGTGACGAGCTTCGGCGCTTTCGGTCACATTCCCGAGGAGGACGAGCCACGGCTGGTGGAGGCCATCCACCGGGTTTTGAAACCGGGAGGCCGCTTCCTCTTCGTGACGGGGGAGGAGCCCTCGCGGCTGAGGCCGGGCTACTGGATGGCGAAGGCCTTCAACGCGGCGATGCGGGTGCGCAACGCGGTGTGGGACCCGCCCTTCGTCATGTATTACCTGACGTTCCTGCTGCCGCGCGCGCGGGCGCTGCTGGAGGCGCGAGGCTTCCGCGTGGAGGTGCGGCGGGACGCGCTGCCAGAGAAGTACGCGCGCTACGGGTTGTGCGTGGTGCTCGCTACCCGGCAGTGAGGGGAAACCCGGCTGTTCAGGCCCGGCGGGGACCACATACCATCGCCAGACACCCTCACGGGAGCCCCGCCGAGCCCATGTCCCCGCTGTTGCCGTCCCCAGACGCCGGGTTGATCACCCGTCACTCCTCTCCCCAGCAGAGGCAGCGGCGGTGGAGGATGAGCACGGTATTCGCGGCCTCCATCCTCCTGCTCTACCCGCTGGATCTGCTCATGCTGGGGCAGCCGAGCCTCGCGACGCTGGCGGTGCGGGCCGCCTGGTGCGTGGAGATGCTCCTCTACACGTGGATGTTGATGAACCTGGAGGATCGCTGGCTGCCGTTGATGCTGCGCCTCCACACCGGCCTCATGAGCAGCTTGTTCATGGGCATCGTCTATTTCACGGGGGGGACGGGCAGTCCGTACATGACGCTGGTGCCCTCGATGCCGCTGTTGATTTCACTCATCCGGCCCGGGGACACGAAGCCGGCCATCGTCTGCGGGGTGACGTGCGCGCTGTGGACGCTGGGCATCGTGTGGCGGGCGGAAGGCCCGGTGCTGAGCGCGCTGGCGTGGGCGGGGATGGTGGGGGCGTCGACGTTCTTCGGGGTGTATGGCTCGTCGCAGTTCCGCAAGACGCAGGCGGCGGAGGAAGAAGCGCGGGTGGAGCGCGAGCGCCGCGAGTCGATGGAGACGCTGACGAAGGCCGAGCGCCACCGGGCGCAGTCGGAGAAGCTGGCGACGGTGGGGCGGCTGGCGGCCAGCGTGATGCATGAGATCAACAACCCGCTGGCCTTCGTGGGCTCCAACCTGGAGTACCTGCGCACGGAGGTGCTGGCGCAGCCCCTGCCCGAGGAGCTGCGGCGGGAGTTCCAGGAAGTCTTCGACGAGACGCGCACGGGGATGGAGCGCATCCGTCAAATCGTCGCGGACCTGAAGGGCTTCTCGCGGATGGACGCGGAGGAGCCGAGCGAGTGCGCGCTGGCGGACGTGGTGTCGGACGCGGCGAGGCTGGCGGGAGTGCGGCTCAAGCACGTGGCGAAGCTGACGGTGGAGATACCGGCGGAGCTGCCGGAGGTGTTCGCGACGAGGCGGAGGCTGGCGCAGGTGCTGTTGAACCTGCTGGTGAACGCGGGGGACGCGCTGGAGGAGGCGAAGGTGCAGGGAGGGGAGGTGAGGGTGACGGGGGTGGTGCAGGGGGACAAGGTGACGTTGCTGGTGGAGGACAACGGACCGGGCTTCCCCGCGGAGGTGCTGCCGAGGCTCTTCGAGTCCTTCTTCACGACGAAGGGGCCGGAGAAGGGGACGGGGCTGGGGCTGAGCCTGTCGCGGGAGATGGTGGAGCGGTTTGGAGGAAGACTGACGGCGGAGAACCGGCCGGAGGGAGGCGCGAGGCTGCGGCTGGAGCTCCCGGTGCACAAACCCAGGAGCGTCCCTGAAACGGAGAACCCCTCTCCCTCCGGGAGAGGGACGGGGTGAGGGTGCCCGAGCCCCCGGGTTGCCTCCGTGGGGCCGGAGCGCTCAGTAACAACAGACAACCTGCGTATTACCGTGGGCCCAATCGCCCCCATACGTCGTGGGGATCGCCATGGTGTCTCCCCAAGGCCAGGCATTGTGGACCGGCTGCCAACAAGCACCATCCGCGGGAGAATACCTCCCGTACTTGTTATCCACGGTCACGAACATGAATCTGACGGCAACACACGCCTTCCAACCATGGTAGTCGGCGGCACAGATGTCGCTGCCGGTCCTGCCTCGAAAGGCCGTGGGCACATAACTCGCGGCGGATCCCACCGGGCAAACACTGTCGGCGACCGCCTTGGTGATGATGGTGCGGACATTCTCGACTTCTTGCGCCCTGGCATTTCCGGCCAGGAGAGCCGCCGCCAGCACCACCCCGAACGAAACTGTCTGTCTCATTGAGCTCCCTCCATCACCTGCTGGCCCGTAACCTGGAGTGCCTCGAAAAGGCTTACAACTCCAGGCAAGGAATGGAAGACGAGAAATCGACAGCGAAAGGGGAGGACGGGCCGCATTCGCCGGTTCCGAACCGCCCCCTGCCCGAAACCCGATTCCCGAGGGGATTCCCACTCCGCGAGAAACGGGGCACGTGCTAAGCGGTTGCCTCCGTACACCGAGGAGGCACTCGCTCCGCATGAAGAAAGCGCTCATCACCGCCGCCGTCCTCGCCCTGGGCCTACCGGCCTTCGCCCAGCAGCAGCAAGAGGCGAAGCCCCTGGTCCCCGGGCGCGAGGCCCTGGCCATCCCCTACGAGAAGTACACGCTGCCCAATGGCCTGGAAGTCCTCCTGGCCCAGGACAAGAAGCTGCCCGTGGTGGCCGTGAATGTCTGGTACCACGTGGGCGCCTACAACGAGCAGCCCGGCCGCACCGGCTTCGCGCACCTCTTCGAGCACATGATGTTCCAGGGCTCCAAGCACGTGCCCGATGACGTGCACATCGCCATGCTCGAGCAGCTCGGTGCCAATGATCTCAACGGCACGACGAACTTCGACCGGACGAACTACTTCGAGACGGTGCCCACCAACCACCTGGCCACGGCGCTGTGGCTGGAGAGTGACCGGATGGGCTTCCTGCTGGACGCGCTCGACGAGAAGAAGCTGCGCACCCAGCAGGAGGTGGTGAAGAACGAGCGGCGCCAGGGCGTGGAGACGCGCCCGTACGGCCTCGCGCAGGAGAAGCTCTGGAAGGCGCTCTTCCCCGCGCCGCACCCGTACCACGGCAAGGTCATCGGCTCGATGGAGGACCTGGACGCGGCCAACGTGGAGGACGTGAAGGGCTTCTTCCGCACGTGGTACGCGCCGTCCAACGCCACGCTCGCGGTGGTGGGAGACTTCGATCCCCAGGAGGCCCGCGCCCTCATCGAGAAGTACTTCGGCACGCTGCCGGGCGGCCCCAAGCCGGAGAAGCCGAAGGTAGCCCCGGTGAAGCTCACCGGCGAGAAGGTCATCCGCCACGACGAGCAGGTGGGCACGCTGCCGCAGGTGACGATGGCGTGGCTCACCCCGCCGTACTTCACCGGGGAGGACGCCACCGCGGACGTGCTGGCCAACGCGCTGGGCACCGGCAAGTCCAGCCGCCTCTACAAGCGCCTGGTGCTGGAGAAGGGCCTGGCGCAGAGCGTGAGCGCCACCCAGCAGAGCCTCGGGGCGCAGTCCGTCTTCTTCATCGAGGCGACGGCCCGGCCCGGCGTGTCCAGTGACGCGCTGGCCAAGGAGCTCGACGCCGTGCTGGAGGAGGTGCGGCGCGGAGGCATGACGCAGCAGGAGCTGGACCGGGCGCGCACGCGCTTCGAGACGCAGATGTTGGCGGGGCTCCAGTCGGTGGGCGGCTTCGGCGGCAAGGCGGACGCGCTGCAGAGCTACAACCACTACACGGGAGACCCGGGCTACCTCGACGAGGACCTGGAGCGCTACGACTCGGTGACGGCGGACCGGGTGCGCGACTTCGCCCGCGACTACCTCAAGCCCGATGCCCGCGTGGTGCTGCACGCCGTGCCCGCGCAGAAGGGCCCCATCTCGGCCGCGAAGGAGACCCACTGATGCGCCGCTTGTTCCTCGCCCTGTCCGTGCTGGCGCTCGCCGCCGGCTGCAAGACGGCCCCCGAGCCCGTCCCCGAGGCCCCCAAGCCCCCCGAGACGCCGGCCCCGCCGCCGGAGGATCCCAACGCCTTCCGCCAGCAGCCGCCCAAGCCCGGCGAGCCGCCCGAGCTGGTGCTGCCGAAGTTCGAGCAGGCCAGGCTGGACAACGGGCTCACCGTGCTGGTGAGCACGCGCAAGGAGTTGCCGCTCGTGTACACGGGGGTGGCGTTCGCGGCGGGAGGCTCGCAGGATCCCAA
The sequence above is drawn from the Archangium gephyra genome and encodes:
- a CDS encoding cytochrome P450, producing the protein MPEARTLGEAPGPRGHWFWGNIQERRHDPLQLFLRAHQEYGEFVRLRMGPTISLISVTSPELIKHVLVDHADRYGKPSSLVRDAWPVLGNGLFTSSGDFWKRQRRLMQPSFHKERLATLAGSMVDATRQMLARWRARPSPSEPLDVAAEMMHLTLGIVGRALFSTDVSGNASRVGQALTVALAETNRRILSLGLYAPDFLPTARNRAFRQALGTLDSVIFDIIARRRAGETQGDDLLATLMAAQDADTGERMTDAQLRDEATTLFLAGHETTANALAWLWHLLAQNPEVETRARAEVQRVLGGRTPTAQDIPQLRYLTQVFEEAMRLYPPAWIMARQPVKEDVLAGVQIPASPRVIVVTPPYAIHRNPRLWPEPERFDPERFSPEQTAQRPRMAYLPFGGGQRLCIGNNFALMEATLIIAEVLQHFRLRAVPGHTVEPEPLVTLRPKGGLPMFVEPLHASA
- a CDS encoding class I SAM-dependent methyltransferase yields the protein MFHPKGPSFLELVRQGLSSVERGYDLLAPKFDYTPFRTPDDVLKASVEQAGPPGSVASALDVCCGTGAAMRPLRALCRERVVGVDLSQGMLDEARRRLADAPGSAALEWVQGDALELPWREEFELVTSFGAFGHIPEEDEPRLVEAIHRVLKPGGRFLFVTGEEPSRLRPGYWMAKAFNAAMRVRNAVWDPPFVMYYLTFLLPRARALLEARGFRVEVRRDALPEKYARYGLCVVLATRQ
- a CDS encoding sensor histidine kinase, which encodes MSTVFAASILLLYPLDLLMLGQPSLATLAVRAAWCVEMLLYTWMLMNLEDRWLPLMLRLHTGLMSSLFMGIVYFTGGTGSPYMTLVPSMPLLISLIRPGDTKPAIVCGVTCALWTLGIVWRAEGPVLSALAWAGMVGASTFFGVYGSSQFRKTQAAEEEARVERERRESMETLTKAERHRAQSEKLATVGRLAASVMHEINNPLAFVGSNLEYLRTEVLAQPLPEELRREFQEVFDETRTGMERIRQIVADLKGFSRMDAEEPSECALADVVSDAARLAGVRLKHVAKLTVEIPAELPEVFATRRRLAQVLLNLLVNAGDALEEAKVQGGEVRVTGVVQGDKVTLLVEDNGPGFPAEVLPRLFESFFTTKGPEKGTGLGLSLSREMVERFGGRLTAENRPEGGARLRLELPVHKPRSVPETENPSPSGRGTG
- a CDS encoding M16 family metallopeptidase, which gives rise to MKKALITAAVLALGLPAFAQQQQEAKPLVPGREALAIPYEKYTLPNGLEVLLAQDKKLPVVAVNVWYHVGAYNEQPGRTGFAHLFEHMMFQGSKHVPDDVHIAMLEQLGANDLNGTTNFDRTNYFETVPTNHLATALWLESDRMGFLLDALDEKKLRTQQEVVKNERRQGVETRPYGLAQEKLWKALFPAPHPYHGKVIGSMEDLDAANVEDVKGFFRTWYAPSNATLAVVGDFDPQEARALIEKYFGTLPGGPKPEKPKVAPVKLTGEKVIRHDEQVGTLPQVTMAWLTPPYFTGEDATADVLANALGTGKSSRLYKRLVLEKGLAQSVSATQQSLGAQSVFFIEATARPGVSSDALAKELDAVLEEVRRGGMTQQELDRARTRFETQMLAGLQSVGGFGGKADALQSYNHYTGDPGYLDEDLERYDSVTADRVRDFARDYLKPDARVVLHAVPAQKGPISAAKETH